TTTCTGGCTGGTCTACATCTTGGAATGCTACAAGACTGTCATGCATAGCCAAAATAACACAAATGAGAAAATGTGAGGACTGAGTAGTTAACTTCAAAACATTCAAATCAATCTGAATTTGGAAGAATATATATGTCTTAAAACTTTACTTTCTAAATGGCTATTGGCTTTTCTTAAAAAGTATCATTGTAGCAGCAAATGCTGCCTGTCCTTTTCTAATTATATGATTTTGCTTTGCCAAAAACTTTTGGGTTTTTGGCCATGCTTTAATTGGTGCTATTCTGGGCGACGGCCACAATAAAAGCAATCATAAAGTCTTACTAGGGACAGAATCTTAtgcatttaaaatataaatgaaacatGTGTCTATTACTTAAATATCTTACAAAATCAGATGATTGAAGTACCTTAGAGGTTTGCCTGGGGGGCAGAATGTCAATTTGCGTAGGTGTTGATGGTTGCTTGTGGAATCTGCCAGGTCTAGTATCATATACTTGCAACTTTTCATCTCTCCCTATGGATGGAGGCAAAGATGGTGTTCTAAGAAGTTTGCTTTTCCTTCTAACGCAATCACTGTTATGACGTCCTTTCATTTGTGCACAATGAGGTTTACTTGCTGCATGAGACACAACAGGATCTGTTGGTTGGTGCACCAATTTGCTTCTTGTAGAACTGCTTCCTTTttggtcttcttcttcttctctcagtCTCAATGGTGGCATGTATGGTGCTCTCTGGATCTTAGGATGGACAATAGCACCATTGTTTAGTGGTTTACTTGGTGATGATGAGTTTGAGTTTGAGTCCTTCACCAAAAAATCTGGGGGGCTGATTAGGCCAGTGGAAGAAGGGTAAGGCTCAGAGTGACACCTTGTCATCCTTGGTGTTATCTTTAATAAGTTATCAAAGAACCAGCACTCCTCCAGAAGAAGATCTGCAGCTTCCACTTTTTCATCTTTGGAAAAAGAAGACTCATAAGAGTTTCCAATAGGCTCCATGAGTTTTCCACTTTTCCAACTTTGTCACCCCTTCATGTGTTCTGAATTTATATGGAGGCTTTTGAATCTATTTTCATTGAATTCTGATTACAAATTAAATGAATGTTGTACACACATAGGCCAAAGATTTGACTATTAAAAAATGCTCAAGCTGAGCTTTCTAGATaagccatgtgagatatgacAGCATGTTCTTTAAGATGTCCTTATATTATTGTTTAGCCATAATGAGCTTACTGTCCAGAAAAACAAAGTGTTATTTAATACAGAAATGGATTTTCCCTAAGGCATTTCATGCAGTGAAAATAATACTTATGAGATGGATGAGTGCATAGAGGCCAAGTGGGGCCATGCGGCAATTAAGCtccacaacaaaaaaataataggcAGGGACGATTTTTTTGGGATTGGCTTTGTCATGCCAGCACATTCCCATGTGATGCGGTTTTTGTTTATGCAGCCACTTTACATCACAAAACAAGTTAAATTAATCATTGTGTTTGGTAGTTTGTTTGACTATTACAACAAATAGTTTGATTATATATGGTGTGAGAAGGTTTAATTATCATGTTATTTTCTTTGagaatagatattttttaaaattattatatgatcaaaattgaataattatatttatagtagTTCTTAGCATGCAGTTGCAGAATGCCTTCATTCCTTTCTCATGTGTATAGGGTTTTTATGACTTTTGCTGTGTTCCACTATCACAATTCACACCACCAATGTTCTTAGCTGTCTAAATATTATGAgcgtttaaaaaattaaagcaaacTGATGAAATTGAATTTAAGTATTGATTTAGTTCAGTTTGGTTAAGGAATGAAACCAATTATTTAATTGAATCTAGGCTGATGGTACAGTTAAGGAAGATGCCAAAAACTCCGAATTATTTTGTTgtaaatgtttgttttttgttggcATTTTGTTGTAAATGTTGTTAACCTATCGAATAACAACTCTAGAATCTCGACCAATTTTAGCTATATTTGTAAGTTTCTTCTGATTAGGtaaaaattactattaaattaattGGCTAGTTTCAATTATTGAGTTTGATTCGCAAATAAAATGATGaataaaattttggtttttttgtaaattcttaaaaaataatgtaatcttTGTAAAATGTGTGTATGGAGTGGAAATGCATCAagtgaaaatccattaaatttcCGTGTCAAGTCAttactgtcattttttttttcattttgatgtgATTTTGAAGATTCACCCCAAACCAAACATGTCAATAGTAATTAGTGAAAATGCACTAATGAAAATGAAAGTAGCATACTAAAGCAAAAACTCTTGAAAACTAAAAACTCTTTACTTCAAAAAATctgttggtatttttttttaaggcaaGATTTGTTGGTATTGTGATTTTACTATAGATGCTAATGTAAGTTAATACCAATCATTTTAGCTGGATGACTAGATGAATAATCTTGGAAGAAGATTTCTTGGCTAAGTTACTAATTTTCTTCTAGCTGGATGACTAGATGAACCTATAGGTCAATGCTAATGTAAGTTAATACCAATCATTTTAAACGATAATCTTCATTCATTTGCAGCAAAGAGGAGCATTACATTTTGGTCCCCGCAAATCTTTATACTACATGACATAACACCCAACTCAGGCACTTGGACATTTCTAAACCACTCTAATCTTTATATCTAACCTTCTAACAGATTCAAGGGACACACATTTTCTCCACAGAAGAAAACCAGAAATACAAGCAATAGACACGTTGCACAAATGGATTCATTAGCTTAAATTGAAAAGATTATAAGCCTTTCATTCCATCAGGTCTACAACAATTTGTCGCATGTGTAAAGAAAAATGGTTATGCCTTACCAAGAAGATCAATTGCCAATGTCCATTAGAGAAAGggggaaattaaaaaaaaaaaaatagaaaaccaaTTGACAATGCAGAAGAGAATGACTGAATTGAAGTTTCATATTACtgtgtatcatggaaaatgtttttaaaactaGACGGGCAATTGAATTGGTGAAATTACTGGTTCAAGATTCAATTGTTCAACCGTGATTGAAtcggttttatatttttaatattatataatattttaagtaataaaataatatataattaaaagattagtatttaaaattataaattagtataaatgattaaattatatgttttataagataaaaactaataatagttaagaaaataaatgatatttatatgaaatatttaagaagatatttttatttattttaaaaatattttagattaaatcatttaaaaaaaattaaaaagactaGTTCAACTCTGGTCCTCTGCACCGgttcaacatcaattttaaccggttttatatcaatttgattgatttctatcgattttaagatattttggtttttttgagTCATCTGATCAATTCTCGATTCAACTAGTCGATCGGATACATTAGGATCTGTTATTGGTAAGTTATTTATCGATCCCTcccctttaaaaataatttgttagctTAATTAGTTAAAGAATTGTTTACATTTCAGAATCACTTAAGTTAGTTAGAAACTTAGGATTTGTTATTTGTAAGTTGAATTAATTACTGTATATATTGtttcaaaattatcataatGTACAGCTACTTGCATACTTCCCGTGTGGAGATATATTAAAGATGtttagtttagaaaaaaaaaaaattgaaaggaagaaaaaagagtaaaaagtaaaatgaaagagataatttattcttcttttgttttgtttaattgtgtagaaattaaaaataaaaaataaaaaaaaacgcgtgtaaaataaaattgatattctAAATAATCAACTAGAAGTGATATAAACAAGagtatttatatcttttaacTGTATTGAAccatcattttttccttttctttccaaTTTGGAAAGAAACACCTTCTGATGTAGGACCTACTGAAATTGTTCTTTTcctttatattaaaattcatcaaatgataaaaaaattctaaaatataatattattttcttctatatCCATTGCTCTTTGTTTCatccatataaaaaaaatgttaatcgtCCTATCTAAAATAGGATGGATTGAGGTGGAGGAATGAGAGAtgtatgaagaaaaaagaaagaaaaaaatatagaaaaagaaaatgataagtaCAATAAGTGATTTGATGAAAAAATATGagaagagataaaataaaaatgagatagaAAGAAAGTGAGTGTATGTTGATGTGTGCAAGTCTAGTACTATCAATACATGCTCCACATTGTCAAAGTTGCTGACTTGGCATCAAAGGCTCCCACCCACCTCCTTGTCATAGCCATAAGTAGAGGCTGCATAGAGTGCAATGAAACAAGACTTTTTGTGCTCTATAATAATGAACAGAAGCTGCTAGGAAGTCAGAGATCAATAACTGCTTTATGCCAACAACGTGGAGAAACTTAGCCAGCCACTCCCAGGTTACACAATTCTTGCAGCccataatcattttattttttatttgctaaAAGCAGACAAATACATTATCAATATGAATGCGTTTAGGATTTAATCTTTAAACAACATCTCTGATCTCCCCAGTCCCCACCTCTCCCGTAAACCTTTGAATCGGAAAGAATGTTctttttaaacattttgaaagaataaaaacacCATGCAATGAAACGGTATAGCATGCAGGATTGACattaattgataaatgataatttagTAATTGGTATTTAATCTGCTTAGTGCATAGCAGAAATATTTGTTCATatataactataattataattataatttataataaataaatagattttaaatacataaattatatcattttaaatttataattagaagttaaattgatgtaagattatttttaaattgaactaaataataagcatattaaaaaaaatcaagtatacaaataaattttaaagggtggtttaaaataatttagagacatTTTTGACTATTTTCTATCATATGTAAAATACacctctaaaaaaatatattaaaagtatctaattaagaaaataaagagtaaAAAATTGACTTCCAAATTAGAAATTCTAATTTACAatttatagtataaaaaaaGTGAAGTTTTAAACAAGGCTCAAGGCCTATTATATACATGATAACACAGGTTCTAGTTATCAATgtcatttaga
The nucleotide sequence above comes from Glycine soja cultivar W05 chromosome 11, ASM419377v2, whole genome shotgun sequence. Encoded proteins:
- the LOC114374985 gene encoding uncharacterized protein LOC114374985, which encodes MEPIGNSYESSFSKDEKVEAADLLLEECWFFDNLLKITPRMTRCHSEPYPSSTGLISPPDFLVKDSNSNSSSPSKPLNNGAIVHPKIQRAPYMPPLRLREEEEDQKGSSSTRSKLVHQPTDPVVSHAASKPHCAQMKGRHNSDCVRRKSKLLRTPSLPPSIGRDEKLQVYDTRPGRFHKQPSTPTQIDILPPRQTSKSCSIPRCRPARKTEVESFNKEGIMEMRRRYLNQKTMRRSLSDLEFEEVQGFKDLGFSFEKETLSPSLASILPGLQEKKRDETEEDKAARRPYLSEAWLVQSCAPAIPNWTSHKSSGDMKVQIKFWARAVASNVHLKC